Genomic window (Marinobacter fonticola):
ACCGACTTTGTCTGGTCCTTTAGCAGTGACGCAACAGGAAACAACGGCGGAACCTTTGCGTTCTCTTCTACTGCGACAGAAAACGAGAACCCCTCGACTGATACACCGTCCGAAGTCCCCGAGCCTGCAACGCTGGCCCTGTTCGGTCTGGGCCTCGCAGGTATTGGCGCGGCCAAAGGTCGCAAGAAGGCTGCCTGAAACGCCTGACTAGCTCAGCGTTGAGGGGTGACACATCGCGTCCTGCGCCGGTGACGCAACCCCTGGTTTAGCCAGTAGTATGCGGGACCGTCGGTTCGGATTCATCGAAGGACCAACGGTCTCGTAGTCCAGTTTCCTGCACGAACCTTGCTTTTTGCGTATTCCAGACCAAGGTTGCCACTGATTCCAGACGAAACCTGCCACCCATTCCACGCGAAAGCTGCCACTGACTCCACGGCAAAGCTGCCACCCCGGCGAGCTGCCTGACTCACCCCATCAAAACCGTCCGACGCGGGCTAACTACCGGTATTCTGACCCTTTTCATCCACGATGCCGATCTCATGGACCAGCTGCTGATCACCGACAGCGTCAAGCCTCAGCGTGAATCGGATCAGACTGACAAGGTTACGGTCGTCCCGGTAACAGAACTGTTTGCCGATGCCACACGACGGCTAAACACCGGTTGATAGGCGCTGCCGTCGACAGCCGGTACGTCACGGCGGTTAAGGGCTCACTCCCCGGCCCTTTGCGGAGCGAGCGCATTCAATCCCAGGCGAACATAGCCTCGGGTTATTTCGCGCCAGGGTTTCCGGTCGTCGTTGCGCTTCAGATGACGGGCCGTCAGTACGGCCCAAAGCAACGCCCGGTAACCCTGATAAACCGCCAGCAAGGCCTCTGGCGCAGGATCGTCCGAACATTCCCGATAAACCTGAATGAAGCGGCGCCCGATCCAGGTCACGCCGATGCGGTCACATTCCAGGGCGAAAAAGGCCAGCTCCTCCAACGGATCCATTGACCGCAGCTCGGCATTGAACTCCAACCGATCGATAAACACAGGCTCTTCGCAGAGATAGACGTGCTCAGGACGAAGATCGCCGTGCACGTCAATCCGATGCCGGCCGGCGAGCGCCGACTGCGCCTCATCCAACGCCGCCAGCAGTCGTTCCACAAGCGTACTTAAGGCATCGCCCAGTTCGACCGGTAATTCATCGAGTTCCCGTTTGAACGCCCGCACCTCTTCGGAGTAGCGATCCACCGCAACATAGCCTTGGAAATCACGGCTGGTGTAGAAATTCGCCAGCTTTGTGGCAACTTCGTCGACTTCCGTTTCCACTACGGCAGCGTTATGGATCAGGTACTCGAGATTGCATGTCTCCGATAGCCGTCGCATCTTCACGAGGTAGTCCAGTGGCTCTCCCCGCCCCTCCAGATTAAACCCTTGGTCATCCCGGGCGAGCGTCAACACACCTTGGTAGACATCGGGCGCCAGTTCGGAGTTAATCCTCACTTCGGTTTCACAATTGCGTAAACGCGCCTCGCGCGTGCTGAAATCCAGGAAGGTGTAGGTCAACGGCTTCTTGAGCTTGTAGACGAAATCCTCCGTCAAAAAGACACAAGACAAGTGCGTCTCCGTGAATTCGACGCCCGAAGTCGACTCGGAATAGGTCTCTGGGCGACACAAATAGCGGATTATCTCGTTCCATGAATCGGTGGACGCGTGCCCGGTCGCGCTTACGCTCCCGGCTGGCTCCTGTCCTTCCATTATGTACCGGCCTCCTTGTGCCGCTATTGGCGGGCTTTGGCATGTCTACACTCACACTGCGCTTCACGACTCAGCGGGTCTCTTTATCATCGTTGTAGCTATCGTCGTTGTAGCTCCCGCAGTTGAAGCTAACGTTGCTTAAGCTAGCGTAGTTTAAGCGGCCAGTACGACACCAGCGGTTTACCTAAGCCTCCTTAACGGGCGGCAATGTCGTTCTGACCGATAGCCAAACCCAGCAGATTTCCTACCTCTTCCATGAATATTTTATATAAGCTTCATAAACAAACCCCTCGGGCAACGGCCGGCGCGATGCGGCCAGTTTCTTCTAAAGGCCCGCCATAGCGGCCTTTCAGGTCATTCGGGCTAACCAATACCAAGCCTGCGAGCGGCACGATTGAGCCAAGCGGGTTTCTTGACTGAGATCGCCACTGCGCCGAGGATTAGTGTGCTCTAAATCGAAGTAAGCGCGATTTTCCCGCTAGGCGGTTTCCCGGTCATTCAGGATGGAACAAGGTCTGTTAAAGACTTCGAAGTAATGACCGCGAACTGGTTGGACGTCGCTTCAAAGTGAAGATAAGGGAGACCTCACGATGAGCAATGATAATAAGCCGACAACGACCGATGCAGGCATACCCGTAGCCAGCGACGAAGATTCACTCTCCATCGGTCCGGACGGCCCCTTACTGCTGCACGATCACTATCTGATCGAGCAGATGGCCAACTTCAACCGGGAGCGTATTCCCGAGCGCCAGCCCCACGCTAAGGGCGGCGGCGCATTCGGCCATTTCGAAACCACCGAGGATGTGAGCCAGTACACCAAGGCGGCGGTATTCCAGAAAGGTACCAAGACCGATGTCGTGATGCGTTTTTCTACCGTTGCGGGTGAACGCGGTAGTCCCGACACTTGGCGCGATCCTCGCGGGTTTTCCATCAAGTTCTATACCAGTGAAGGCAACTACGACATGGTGGGCAACAACACGCCGGTGTTCTTCGTCCGCGACCCGATGAAATTCCAGCACTTCATTCGCTCGCAGAAGCGTCGTGCCGACAACCACCTGCGTGACCATGACATGCAGTGGGATTTCTGGACCCTGTCGCCGGAGTCCGCTCACCAGGTCACCTGGCTGATGGGTGATCGGGGTATTCCCAAGACCTGGCGCCATATGAACGGCTATTCCAGCCACACGTATATGTGGACCAACGCCCAAGGCGAGAAATTCTGGGTCAAGTACCACTTCAAGACCGAACAGGGCATCGAGTGCCTGACTCAAGAAGATGCGGATCGCATTTGTGGTGAAGATAACGATTACCACACGCGCGACCTGTACGAGTCCATCGACCGTGGCGAGCATCCAAGCTGGACGCTCTACATGCAGATCATGCCGTTCAAGGACGCCGAAACCTATCGGATCAATCCATTCGACCTGACCAAAGTCTGGCCGCATGACGATTATCCGCTGATTAAGGTCGGCAAGCTGACCCTTAATCGCAACCCGACCGACTACCATGCCGAGATCGAGCAAGCGGCCTTCGAACCGAACAACCTCGTGCCGGGTATCGGCATCAGTCCGGATAAAATGCTCATCGGCCGCGTGTTTTCCTATGCAGACGCGCACCGGCACCGGCTCGGGGTCAATTACAAGCAGATTCCCGTCAACGCACCTAAGGTCCCAGTCCATAGCTACAGCAAGGACGGCGCTATGCGGATCAATAACGTATCGGATCCCGTCTACGCACCAAACTCCAAAGGTGGCCCTTCAGCCATGGGCGAGCGTTATCCGACGGACTCCACCTGGGAAACCAGTGGCAACATGGTCCGAGCCGCCTATACCCTGCGGGAAGGAGACGATGACTACAGCCAGCCTCGCGACATGATCAACAAGGTCATGGACCAGGCCGCCCGCGACCGCTTGGTGAACAACGTGGTCGGCCACGTATCCGGCGGCGTGAAGGAACCGGTGCTGTCCCGGGTATTCGAGTACTGGAAAAACATCGACCCGGAAATCGGCGCCCGCATTGAGAAGGGCGTTAAGGAAGGCATGTAACGCGGGTATTGCCCGTTATGGAGGCACTTCTTGCGAGGGGTGCCAATCCAATCGTTCTAATCCACCAGTACTAAACCATTAGTACTAAACCATTAGTGCTAAACCATTAGTGCTAAACGAATAGTACTAAACGAATAGTGCCGAAAGCCCGCCACGGTTGTTCCGCCGGCGGGCTTTTTTTCAGGCTTGCGCACAAGTACCGCGCAACGCAGCGATTCGCCGCAGCGTGGACTTCTCAGAGGTTCCCGTTAATTCGGCAACCGCAACACAACCTATGTGAGTAGGATCGACTAGGAATAAGGCGTATTGTTCTTATCAGGAGGCAAGCTTACCAATGGATCAACTCACGTGCGTTAAGAGCGTATTTTGCTCAGACCCTTCGTACGACCCCCGCTCGGGGCTTGTCGACGACGACATGCACGTTATTCCCTTCGAGGAACTGGGCCCCATTGTTGTGGTTTCGCCGCATCCAGACGATGAAAGCCTTGGCTGCGGCGGGCTCATCGCTCGTTGCGCCAGCTTGGCCGTTCCGGTGACGGTGCTCGCCATGACCGATGGCGAAGCGTCGCATCCCGGTGATCGCGCTTGGCGCGTGGAACTCGCCAGCATTCGCAAGAGAGAGCAGCGTAATGCATTGAAGGTTCTGGGATTAGTTCGGCCGGACATCGTTTCGCTGGGCCTCCCCGACGGCGGCCTGCACGCGATTGAGGGACAGATGCGAGAACGCATCGTCGCCCTGATCCAGGATGTTGTCCAATCCCGAATGATTCGAAGCGTCTTTGTGCCGGCGGTTGACGATCGTCACGACGACCACCGGGAAACGGCGATGCTCATCGCCGAGGTGGTTCGACGCTGCCCCGTGGAGCATGTATTCAGCTACCAAATCTGGCCACCGGAGAAGCGTTCAGCGCGGGTTCAGGCCAACGAAACGCGCTATCACCACGATATTTCGGATTTACAACCATTGAAGCAACGTGCAATCCACGAACATCAATCCCAGTTTGCTGCGCCGGATCTTGCCCATGCCGAAGGCTTCCAGATCCCGCCTGACTTACTGGAAGCCAAGCTCAAGAACAAGGAAACCTACGCGCTGGTTAGCGACGTATCCGCATGGAGCGCATGAGGAAAACGCTGTGAGGTGATGTCCACAGCGTTAGCGCCATGCGCATTGAGGCGAGAGGTATTAATGCGATGATCGCCGGCGCGCCGCATATACAAGGAAAGATATGGCCAAGGACATCACCAGAACCCAGCGTTCGTGGAGCTTGCCAGGCGACGGTACACGTTCGGCCATCGACAGGCCGGAGAACCTACCCGTGCAAACGGGGCTGGTCATGCACATCGCGCTTCAGGGCTGTTTACGCGCCGGCGACATCCCCTACGGTTTGACGGCCGATACCGGCGGCCACATTCGCTATCTGTTAGAGCTGGTGGAAGCACTCTCGCAACGCCCTGAGGTCAGCCACCAGATCATTGTCACCCGCGCTTTTAACGACCCCAAACTCGGTGCGGACTACCATTGTCGCGAAGAAGCGTTAGGGCATAACGTCACGCTTTGGCGCTGCAATGGAAAAACAACAGATTATCTCCCCAAGGAGGCTCTCTGGCGCGAGCTACCCACGCTGACGGAGGCGCTGATACAAAGAGTAATCCAGCACGGCGTGCGGCCCGAACTCATACACGCACATTATGCCGATGCCGGCGTCGTTGCCCGGCATGTGGAAGAGAGATTGAGAATCCCCTACATTTTTACGGCGCACTCTCTGGGCGCATCCAAAGCCCGGCACCAGCCTGAAGCCGGGATTGCCAGCAAACCTTTGAGACGCCGCATCCTCTCCGAGGAAAGCGCCATCGAGCGCGCTCGATGGCTCGTTGCCAGTTCGGAACATGAAGCTCGCATCCAGTACGGCATGTACCGGCACCACGATTCAGGCAAGACGCTCGTCAATCCGCCAGGTTGCGAGTTGGCGCAGTTCCGCAACCCCGCACCAAGGGTATACGCGAATCAGGTCGACACGTCGCTACGACGCTTCCTCCGTCACCCCGAGCGGCCCTGTCTGCTGGCTATCGCGCGCCCCGTAGCAAAAAAGAACCTGCAAACACTGTTACGAGCTTACGGCGAGAGTCCTGAACTCCGCGAGAAGGCCAACCTGGTCATCTATGCCGGTACCCGCCACGATATTGACTCCGGCGAGTCCGAAGCGCGGGACGTCTGGCTGGAACTATTGAAGTTAATCGACGACTACGACCTCTATGGCCTGGTTGCCTACCCCAAACAGCATCAATTTCATCACATCCCGGCGATCTACCAGTGGGCCGCCCAGCGCCGGGGCGTGTTTGTGAATCCAGCGCTCAATGAACCCTTTGGATTGACTTTACTCGAAGCGGCGGCGGCCGGCCTGCCGGTGGTCGCCACACGGGAAGGCGGCCCCGTCGATATCGTTCGCCGCTGCGGCAATGGGCGCGTTATCCCACCCACCGATGCCAAGGCTATCGGCGAGGCTTGTCTCCAGATTCTGTCCGACGATGTGGGATGGCGACGGCTTAGCGCTTGCGGACAGAAGAACGTCGGATTTTACACCTGGACACGGCACGCCCAGCAATACGTGAATGAGCTGAACATAGGCCAGCCCCCGGCGCCGGCCCGATCCGACCACAGGCCAGACTCCGAACTATTGGCATGCGAACACTTACTCGCCTGCGATATGGACGGCACATTGCTAGGCCACCGCGCAGGTCTTCAACGGCTTCGGCACTGGCTCGTGAGCAACCGCCAATTCTTGTTCGTGGTAGCCACGGGCCGTTCCGCGCCGGAGGCGCTGGCCGAACTTGAAGCCTGGTCTGCGCCACTACCGGATTTCCTGATCGCCGATGTGGGCTCGTCAATCTACCGGATAGATGCGCAGGGACGGCCTCGCCTGCTTCCTTCTTGGCAACGTCAACTGGACGAAGGCTGGCAACGCGCGTCTTGTCAACAACGGCTCGATCGTTTGGAAGACATCCTGTTGCAACCGGCACAGACCCAGTCGGCTTATAAGTTGAGCTATTACACCGATAGCGCCAAGGTCCCCACAGCCATACTTGTCGCTCGAGTCGAACGCACACTTGCGGAAGCTGGCCTGGAGGCCCGGGTGGTGCACTCCCACGGCCATCTTTTGGACATTCTTCCAGCACGTAGCGGCAAAGCCCTGGCGGTGGATTTTCTGCGCCGGCGGTTCAGTATGAATCGCCAACAGATCGTTGCCGCAGGCGATTCCGGCAACGATGAGGACCTCATGCGCTACGCAGCATTGGGCATCGTCGTGGCCAACCACAGCCATGAGCTCGATGCCCTGCGGGCGTGTGACAACATCTACTGGGCGCGGTCTGAAAGCGCGTCCGGCATTCTCGAAGGCCTAAACCACCGCGAGAACAGTCTCGACGGTCGCCACGTCCAAGCATCGACAGTCGGCCGGCCACGCGCACCATTGGAGGCTGCCGAGGAACAAACAACTCAATCCAAAACCGAACTTGCCAAAGCCGACCTTGAAAGCGGCACCACGGGTATCGAAGCAGGAGCTTGATATGTCCTCACTACAAACCGTCGTAAACGACATGGCATTCGCCCGGCGTCCGGTGGGGTATTTTGTCCACCATCACGGGCACGGGCATGCCAAGCGCTGCTTGGCGATCACCCGGCAAATGCACCCCCGCCCCGTGACGATTTTCTGCGCCAAGCCGGAAATTTTTCCAGACCTGCCGGACAACGCGAACATCGTGCGGATACCTGATTTCCACGGCAAACAGGCGCGATCGGAACAGTTGCACAACCAGCCGGCCTGTCTTGCCCTGGATTGCGCCCCCGTCGGCGTATCGGCGATTCGCGGCACCGGCGGCATCATCGCGTCCTGGCTCGCCCGCGAGGATCCGGCCCTGTTTGTCGTGGACGTGTCGGCAGAACTGGCTCTGCTTGGCCGCATCTGTAGTGTGCCGGTGGTGAAAATCCGTATGCATGGCGATAGGGGCGATCAGGCGCATCAAGCTGCCTACTCAGCTTGCGCAGCTATGCTGGCGCCTTACGATGCCTCCCTGGAGCAGGCGGATTGGCCGTCCCATTTCCGCCAGCGCACCTTCTATACCGGCGGCCTTATCGATACCAGCGTGGCTGTGCCGAGCAAAGCCGAAGCCCGGGAGCGCCTGGGTTTATCGCAAGACCAGCACATTTTTACCGTTGTAGCCGGCAACGGCGGCGTAGGCATTCCCATTGCCCCCGTGACACTCGCTGCCCGTGCCTATCCGGATGCCCTGTGGCTCACGGTCGGAAAAACGGTGCGCTATGGCCACGAAACGGATTTCTCCAATCTGATGGATGTGGGCTGGGTCGACAACGTCAACGATTACCTGGCTGCAGCCGACGTGGTGGTAGCAACGCCAGGCGACACCCTAACTCATGAGATCGCTCGAGTTGGCAGGCCGCTCATTTGTATCCCCGAGTGGTGCTATTACGACGAACAGGCATGCAAAGCCCAAGCCCTCGAGGCGCGTAATCTTGCGGCCTATTCACCCACTTGGCCTGCCAGCTTCGAGCAGTGGCGGCAGCTGGTTGCTCGGGCCAACGATTGCGACATACCCAGTCAGCACCTGCTGGTTGACGATCAGGCGGCTCGTCGCGCCGCGGATTATCTCGAGGGTCTGATCCGCGACCTCTGGCTTGAAAGCCGGCCCGATGAACTGGCGGAAGATGAGCTTCCGGGTCTCCACCGAGCGATGACCGCCTCGCCTGCCCCGGCCAGTACGGCGTACGAAGAAACGGTTCCCGGCTCGGAATGACGTCCATGGTCGACATGCAAGACAGCGGGCATACACCCAAAGCCAGCGTTTTAACGCTGGTACGGGGCCGGCAAGCGCATCTCGATGCGCTCGTCGAAGGTCTGCAAAAGCAGACCGAACCGGAGTTCGAGCTGGTCATAGCAAGCATGCAGCCCGAGCCTCCGAGGGTCAGGTCCGGCCTGCCCTTCCCGGTATCCATCGTCACGATACCGGGGGATAAACTGCCGTTGGCCGCGGCGAGAAACGCCGCAGCTAAAGCGGCCCGTTCCGACCGGCTTGTCTTCCTCGACGTCGACTGCATTCCCAGCCCCGGCCTGGTCCGCCAGTATGTTCGTCAGCTCGGCGACTCAGGCCGGTGCCTGCTCGGTGAAGTGCGGTACCTGCCGGGCACCGTTCCGGCCTGCCAGTTAACATCGGCCACCTTTGCCGATCTCGCAGCACGGGCACTTCGTCACCCTGCGCGGCCTGCCCTGCACGGCAATGCCTGGATCGACGAGCCTGAACACCGGGCGCTCTGGGGACTTTCATTTGCGCTCAGCCGGCAACAATACCTGGCTGCGGGCGGCATGGATGAACGCTACGTGGGCTATGGCGGCGAGGAGACCGACTTCGCCGAGCGGCTCGCGGCAAGTGGAATCCGCTTGGCGTGGTGCCCTCATGCACTGGCCCTTCATCAATATCATCCGGTCTATACGCCGCCCCTGGACCGGTTCGACGACATTCTCGATAACGCCACCCGCTTCCATGGCACCTGGGGCAGTTGGTGCATGGAGTACTGGCTCGACTATTTTGTCCGCCACGGCCTCATTCGCTGGACACCCGGGGCTGAACAGATTGAGATTCTACGACGCCCCACGCCAGGGGAGATCGAAGCCTGCCGACAAACACCGGAGGTTGCCTTCGCATGACATCGCATACTCAAGCATTTTCGCCGGATACTTCTCCTGAATTCTTCGAAAGCCTATACCGCAATTCGGAGGACCCGTGGGACTTTCGTTCCTCCGCCTACGAGCGTAACCGTTATAGCGATATCGTCGGAGGCATTAACGACCGACACTACACCAACGCATTCGAACCCGGCTGCGCCATCGGCGAGCTGACGGCCCTGCTCGCACCCTACTGCCAGTCGCTGCACGCCATGGATTGCTCAGCGGCCGCTGTCCAAAGCGCACAGCGTCGATGCGACGAGTTTGCCCACGTTGATATACGCAAAGGCAGTTTGCCGGGCGATCTCCCAGGGCAGACCTTCGACCTGATCGTATTTTCGGAAGTGGGCTACTACTTCACGCGCCACGATCTTGCCCTGCTAGTGGCTCGCCTATGGACACGACTGAAACCCGGTGGACGGATAATCGCCTGTCATTGGCTTGGTTCCTCCAGGGATCACCGTCTCCACGGGTCGGTGGTACACCAAACCATGGATCAGGTCATTCGCACGCCTGGGGACTTCGATATCGCGAACCCGGGCTACGCGCTAAAACGCTGGACCAAACCGGGAAGCTAACCATGGACGACACCGCTCTCAACCGGGTACTGGCCGCGTTGCCGCCTACACCCAGCGCTGACGATTACCGGCATATCGCGCATCAGCTATTGCCGTATATTCAGGCTGAGGTGCCGGCTATGGGCGAAGGCGAAAGCCTCGAACGGCTTCGCTTTTTGATGCAGGTGGCGCGCCGTGATCTGGGTCTTGCCCGAATCATCGAGGGCCATCTCGATGCGACACAGATCCTGTATGAAGCCCGGCATCCTTTGCACGACGAGTCGCTTTACGGCATATGGGCATCGGGCGGGCCCGCCGATTCCACACAAATCGACCACGACAGCCCGACGGGATCCGGCAAACTGTTGGGCAGCAAACCCTTTTGTAGCGGCTCGGACATCGTCGATCGGGCCTTGGTCTATATCTATTCCAGCGAACAGTTGATCGACATCGACATGCGGAGCGCCGCGGCTGAAAGCAGGCTCCACTTCGAGGCGGAACACTGGAAAGCGCCGGCCTTTGCCGAGACCCATACCTGGACCGTCGCCTTCGATAGCCTACTGGTTCGTCCAACGCAGCGCATTGGCCAGCCCAGATGGTACTTCGAACGGCCCGGTTTCTGTCTCGGGGCTTTGGCACCCGCTGCATGCTGGGCAGGCGGCGCCTTCGGCCTGGTTGACCATGTGCGGCAGCAGACTCTTAAAAACGGCCACGCCAAGGCCCACCTCGGTGCCATGGTCGCGGCAACGACGAGCATGCGGACGATGCTCGCATGGGGAGCGGAGCGGATCGATGCCGACCCCGGCAACGACGGTGGGCACCTGTTTCCAACG
Coding sequences:
- a CDS encoding PIG-L deacetylase family protein, with the protein product MDQLTCVKSVFCSDPSYDPRSGLVDDDMHVIPFEELGPIVVVSPHPDDESLGCGGLIARCASLAVPVTVLAMTDGEASHPGDRAWRVELASIRKREQRNALKVLGLVRPDIVSLGLPDGGLHAIEGQMRERIVALIQDVVQSRMIRSVFVPAVDDRHDDHRETAMLIAEVVRRCPVEHVFSYQIWPPEKRSARVQANETRYHHDISDLQPLKQRAIHEHQSQFAAPDLAHAEGFQIPPDLLEAKLKNKETYALVSDVSAWSA
- a CDS encoding SAM-dependent methyltransferase, coding for MTSHTQAFSPDTSPEFFESLYRNSEDPWDFRSSAYERNRYSDIVGGINDRHYTNAFEPGCAIGELTALLAPYCQSLHAMDCSAAAVQSAQRRCDEFAHVDIRKGSLPGDLPGQTFDLIVFSEVGYYFTRHDLALLVARLWTRLKPGGRIIACHWLGSSRDHRLHGSVVHQTMDQVIRTPGDFDIANPGYALKRWTKPGS
- a CDS encoding glycosyltransferase family 2 protein codes for the protein MVDMQDSGHTPKASVLTLVRGRQAHLDALVEGLQKQTEPEFELVIASMQPEPPRVRSGLPFPVSIVTIPGDKLPLAAARNAAAKAARSDRLVFLDVDCIPSPGLVRQYVRQLGDSGRCLLGEVRYLPGTVPACQLTSATFADLAARALRHPARPALHGNAWIDEPEHRALWGLSFALSRQQYLAAGGMDERYVGYGGEETDFAERLAASGIRLAWCPHALALHQYHPVYTPPLDRFDDILDNATRFHGTWGSWCMEYWLDYFVRHGLIRWTPGAEQIEILRRPTPGEIEACRQTPEVAFA
- a CDS encoding catalase: MSNDNKPTTTDAGIPVASDEDSLSIGPDGPLLLHDHYLIEQMANFNRERIPERQPHAKGGGAFGHFETTEDVSQYTKAAVFQKGTKTDVVMRFSTVAGERGSPDTWRDPRGFSIKFYTSEGNYDMVGNNTPVFFVRDPMKFQHFIRSQKRRADNHLRDHDMQWDFWTLSPESAHQVTWLMGDRGIPKTWRHMNGYSSHTYMWTNAQGEKFWVKYHFKTEQGIECLTQEDADRICGEDNDYHTRDLYESIDRGEHPSWTLYMQIMPFKDAETYRINPFDLTKVWPHDDYPLIKVGKLTLNRNPTDYHAEIEQAAFEPNNLVPGIGISPDKMLIGRVFSYADAHRHRLGVNYKQIPVNAPKVPVHSYSKDGAMRINNVSDPVYAPNSKGGPSAMGERYPTDSTWETSGNMVRAAYTLREGDDDYSQPRDMINKVMDQAARDRLVNNVVGHVSGGVKEPVLSRVFEYWKNIDPEIGARIEKGVKEGM
- a CDS encoding glycosyltransferase family protein codes for the protein MSSLQTVVNDMAFARRPVGYFVHHHGHGHAKRCLAITRQMHPRPVTIFCAKPEIFPDLPDNANIVRIPDFHGKQARSEQLHNQPACLALDCAPVGVSAIRGTGGIIASWLAREDPALFVVDVSAELALLGRICSVPVVKIRMHGDRGDQAHQAAYSACAAMLAPYDASLEQADWPSHFRQRTFYTGGLIDTSVAVPSKAEARERLGLSQDQHIFTVVAGNGGVGIPIAPVTLAARAYPDALWLTVGKTVRYGHETDFSNLMDVGWVDNVNDYLAAADVVVATPGDTLTHEIARVGRPLICIPEWCYYDEQACKAQALEARNLAAYSPTWPASFEQWRQLVARANDCDIPSQHLLVDDQAARRAADYLEGLIRDLWLESRPDELAEDELPGLHRAMTASPAPASTAYEETVPGSE
- a CDS encoding HAD-IIB family hydrolase gives rise to the protein MAKDITRTQRSWSLPGDGTRSAIDRPENLPVQTGLVMHIALQGCLRAGDIPYGLTADTGGHIRYLLELVEALSQRPEVSHQIIVTRAFNDPKLGADYHCREEALGHNVTLWRCNGKTTDYLPKEALWRELPTLTEALIQRVIQHGVRPELIHAHYADAGVVARHVEERLRIPYIFTAHSLGASKARHQPEAGIASKPLRRRILSEESAIERARWLVASSEHEARIQYGMYRHHDSGKTLVNPPGCELAQFRNPAPRVYANQVDTSLRRFLRHPERPCLLAIARPVAKKNLQTLLRAYGESPELREKANLVIYAGTRHDIDSGESEARDVWLELLKLIDDYDLYGLVAYPKQHQFHHIPAIYQWAAQRRGVFVNPALNEPFGLTLLEAAAAGLPVVATREGGPVDIVRRCGNGRVIPPTDAKAIGEACLQILSDDVGWRRLSACGQKNVGFYTWTRHAQQYVNELNIGQPPAPARSDHRPDSELLACEHLLACDMDGTLLGHRAGLQRLRHWLVSNRQFLFVVATGRSAPEALAELEAWSAPLPDFLIADVGSSIYRIDAQGRPRLLPSWQRQLDEGWQRASCQQRLDRLEDILLQPAQTQSAYKLSYYTDSAKVPTAILVARVERTLAEAGLEARVVHSHGHLLDILPARSGKALAVDFLRRRFSMNRQQIVAAGDSGNDEDLMRYAALGIVVANHSHELDALRACDNIYWARSESASGILEGLNHRENSLDGRHVQASTVGRPRAPLEAAEEQTTQSKTELAKADLESGTTGIEAGA